In Ochrobactrum vermis, the following proteins share a genomic window:
- a CDS encoding putative bifunctional diguanylate cyclase/phosphodiesterase produces the protein MGKRKAGPERAECIMASTSQQDFRILFTTHPTPMWVYDPQTLGFIIMNDAAYALYGYTPDELPGMTVLDIRPHTERERMLSAVRDRSDLERPERWQHLRADGEIIEVLTYGREVQFDGREAILAIVQDRTELAEANRQASHAQSLLDSLVNNLPLGVFVKDMHDGGRYVLYNQAASTASGQTIEEAIGSTDLDLFPEREAAAFSQQDRMAMRRREVLSVERKVARKDGTSRTMRIIKCSIPPVEDNEPRYLIGLVEDITERREIEERMAHIAMHDSLTGLPNRAYFAHHVESLLKKGGDSEPFALFYLDIDHFKNINDSIGHQAGDQLLQEVARRLKQITTSDEFIVRLGGDEFAIVYRSGTLAQIAMFADRILSAFQDPFKLVGNSEFVTCSMGIAQAPLHGDNPDALMRNADLALYASKSGGRRTFRFYQHSLRLAAEKRHVMTGELRQALLDEQFELHYQPIFNLESGKISGFEALIRWRHPGRGMVSPAEFIPLAEETGLIGPIGDWVLSTACREAAFWPEDIKVSVNLSPVQFSQTSLLRSVTDALQAASLSPDRLELEITESVFLSNSKNNIELLFELRRLGVRIAMDDFGTGYSSLSYLRAFPFDKIKIDRSFVSGIEVDARDLAIIQAVATLGAGFNIVTTAEGVETAQQLERLRTERFGEVQGFLTGRPMPAGDVHSFIQNRSNVGLEMPAAHNRLPI, from the coding sequence ATGGGGAAGCGGAAAGCCGGTCCGGAACGGGCGGAATGCATCATGGCGAGCACGTCCCAGCAGGATTTCCGTATTCTTTTCACCACCCATCCGACGCCGATGTGGGTCTATGATCCACAAACCCTGGGCTTCATCATCATGAACGATGCGGCCTATGCGCTTTACGGCTACACGCCCGATGAGCTGCCGGGCATGACTGTTCTCGATATTCGTCCACATACAGAACGCGAGCGTATGCTGAGCGCTGTCCGTGATCGTAGCGATCTGGAGCGCCCGGAGCGCTGGCAGCATTTGCGCGCGGATGGCGAAATCATCGAGGTTCTGACCTACGGGCGGGAAGTGCAGTTCGACGGCAGGGAAGCAATTCTGGCTATTGTTCAGGATAGAACGGAGTTGGCGGAAGCCAATCGTCAGGCAAGTCACGCCCAATCCTTACTGGACAGTCTCGTCAATAATCTGCCGCTTGGTGTTTTCGTCAAGGATATGCACGACGGCGGCCGTTATGTGCTCTACAATCAGGCTGCATCAACAGCGAGCGGACAGACGATAGAAGAAGCTATTGGCTCCACCGACCTTGATTTATTTCCCGAGCGCGAGGCTGCTGCTTTCAGCCAGCAGGACCGCATGGCGATGCGACGCCGGGAGGTGTTGAGCGTTGAACGCAAGGTCGCGCGCAAGGATGGAACTTCGCGAACGATGCGGATCATCAAATGCTCGATCCCACCGGTCGAGGACAACGAGCCTCGCTATTTGATTGGGCTTGTTGAAGATATTACCGAACGGCGCGAGATCGAGGAGCGCATGGCACATATCGCCATGCATGACAGCCTGACCGGCCTGCCGAACCGTGCCTATTTTGCGCACCATGTTGAGAGTCTGCTGAAAAAAGGTGGAGATTCTGAACCTTTTGCCTTGTTCTATCTCGACATAGACCATTTCAAGAACATCAACGACAGTATCGGCCATCAGGCAGGTGATCAGCTTCTGCAGGAAGTGGCGCGTCGGCTGAAGCAGATCACGACTTCAGATGAATTCATCGTTCGACTGGGTGGTGACGAATTTGCCATCGTTTATCGCAGCGGAACGCTGGCCCAGATTGCGATGTTCGCTGACCGTATCCTTTCCGCTTTTCAGGATCCGTTCAAACTGGTCGGCAACTCGGAATTTGTCACTTGCAGCATGGGCATTGCTCAAGCGCCGTTGCATGGTGATAACCCGGATGCGCTGATGCGCAATGCCGATCTTGCGCTTTACGCTTCAAAATCAGGCGGACGTCGCACATTCCGTTTTTATCAGCACTCCCTGCGTCTGGCAGCGGAGAAACGCCATGTCATGACCGGCGAGCTTCGACAGGCTCTGCTGGATGAACAGTTCGAGCTTCATTATCAGCCGATATTCAATCTTGAGAGCGGTAAGATTTCCGGTTTTGAAGCGTTGATCCGCTGGCGTCATCCGGGTCGCGGTATGGTTTCGCCTGCAGAGTTCATCCCGTTGGCAGAAGAAACAGGACTGATCGGACCGATCGGGGACTGGGTTTTGAGCACAGCATGTCGGGAAGCTGCGTTCTGGCCTGAGGATATAAAAGTTTCCGTCAATCTTTCGCCGGTCCAGTTCAGCCAGACCTCGCTTCTGCGCTCTGTCACCGATGCGTTGCAAGCCGCAAGCCTGTCCCCCGACAGGCTCGAACTTGAAATCACGGAGTCGGTCTTTCTTTCGAACAGCAAGAACAATATCGAGCTTTTGTTTGAACTTCGCCGATTGGGCGTTCGTATTGCGATGGATGATTTCGGAACCGGTTATTCTTCACTCAGCTATTTGCGAGCATTCCCATTCGATAAAATCAAGATTGATCGCAGTTTCGTTTCGGGGATTGAGGTCGATGCGCGCGATCTGGCCATCATCCAGGCCGTGGCAACTCTTGGTGCAGGCTTCAACATCGTCACTACGGCTGAGGGCGTGGAAACCGCGCAGCAGCTGGAGCGTTTGCGGACTGAGCGTTTTGGCGAAGTACAAGGCTTTCTGACCGGGAGGCCTATGCCTGCCGGGGACGTGCATTCCTTTATCCAGAACCGCAGCAACGTCGGTCTGGAAATGCCTGCAGCGCATAACAGATTGCCGATTTAG